In Rutidosis leptorrhynchoides isolate AG116_Rl617_1_P2 chromosome 2, CSIRO_AGI_Rlap_v1, whole genome shotgun sequence, one genomic interval encodes:
- the LOC139892247 gene encoding uncharacterized protein, translating into MNLLCKSIENLSFTFNLNPSFKSPHTSQQCYHSFKLPTTKIRQCRRSTTLSATANHHPSDIDMVETKDGIFTVKPKKVVILWDLDNKPPRGPPYNAALALKTVASHFGEIVDMSAYANRHAFIHLPHWVRDQRRDQRVQDINERKGLSTPSELYICSVCGRKCKTNLDLKKHFKQLHVKEREKKMNRMKSLKGKKRQRFKERFISGNHKYMEAARSLITPKVGYGLAGELRRAGVFVKTVEDKPQAADWALKRQMMHSMSRGIDWLVLVSDDSDFVEMLRRAKESNLGTVVVGDWDRALGRQADVWISWGRVERGEISEEDLVIRSRDSEFVDDGDVEYVSSFDGDEKSMILDGVLDKLVAKRSEFNQSKISVFSEGEEDEFDEDDVSDYLSDSDDEEEEDDWYL; encoded by the coding sequence ATGAATCTACTCTGTAAATCAATAGAAAACCTATCTTTCACTTTTAATTTGAATCCCAGTTTCAAATCCCCACATACATCCCAACAATGTTATCACTCCTTCAAACTCCCCACCACCAAAATCCGCCAATGCCGCCGTTCAACCACACTCTCTGCCACCGCCAATCACCACCCATCCGATATCGACATGGTAGAAACCAAAGATGGAATCTTCACTGTCAAACCTAAAAAAGTCGTCATCTTATGGGACCTCGATAACAAACCTCCACGTGGGCCCCCTTACAACGCGGCACTTGCTCTCAAAACTGTCGCTAGTCATTTCGGTGAAATTGTCGACATGTCTGCTTACGCGAATCGTCACGCGTTTATTCATCTTCCTCATTGGGTACGCGATCAACGCCGTGATCAACGCGTTCAAGATATTAACGAACGAAAAGGTCTTTCTACTCCTTCTGAACTGTATATTTGTAGTGTTTGTGGTCGTAAATGTAAGACTAATTTAGATTTAAAGAAACATTTTAAACAGTTACATGTTAAAGAAAGGGAAAAGAAAATGAATAGAATGAAATCATTAAAAGGAAAGAAACGGCAACGTTTTAAAGAGAGGTTTATTAGTGGGAATCATAAGTATATGGAAGCTGCGAGGAGTTTAATTACGCCGAAAGTGGGGTATGGGTTGGCGGGTGAGTTGAGGCGGGCCGGGGTGTTTGTTAAGACGGTTGAGGATAAGCCGCAAGCGGCGGATTGGGCGTTGAAAAGACAAATGATGCATTCAATGAGTAGAGGGATTGATTGGTTGGTTTTGGTATCGGATGATTCAGATTTTGTTGAGATGTTAAGAAGGGCAAAAGAGTCAAATTTGGGAACGGTTGTTGTTGGTGATTGGGATCGAGCGTTGGGGCGGCAAGCGGATGTGTGGATTTCGTGGGGTCGAGTTGAGCGTGGTGAGATTAGTGAAGAGGATTTGGTGATTAGGAGTAGAGATAGTGAgtttgttgatgatggtgatgttgaatATGTGTCGAGTTTTGATGGTGACGAAAAGAGTATGATTTTAGATGGTGTTTTGGATAAGTTAGTGGCGAAAAGGAGTGAGTTTAATCAGTCCAAGATTTCGGTGTTTTCTGAAGGGGAAGAAGatgaatttgatgaagatgatgtgagTGATTACTTATCGGATAGtgatgatgaggaagaagaagatgattGGTACTTGTGA